One Anopheles marshallii chromosome 3, idAnoMarsDA_429_01, whole genome shotgun sequence genomic region harbors:
- the LOC128712168 gene encoding J domain-containing protein CG6693 codes for MSGTLDVCEKYYGTRNIYELFSVEKNASVQEIKKAYYRLSLQTHPDRVPESDKKEATEKFKVLSKLYNILSDKDSRAIYDERGVVDDDDDASTNWMDMWQQFFKPLTTEDIQNYQKSYIGSETERTDIKRAYLGGKGCINFMMQTVPFMTCEDEPRIAEIVQEMIDQKEVPEYAIFTKEPKDKRNRRHKKYAREAKIAKEVKQQQESTASLEQQIALKRKSAFSSLIDSLEAKYGNGKDEADDLFELDEEPPKKRKTQPRKRDESAGRSTKSTKATKKKQAVGRKNRSSK; via the exons ATGTCCGGAACGCTCGATGTGTGTGAGAAGTACTACGGTACGAGAAATATTTATGAGTTGTTTAGCGTCGAGAAAAATGCATCGGTACAGGAGA TCAAGAAAGCATACTATCGTCTATCACTCCAAACACACCCTGACCGTGTGCCggaaagcgataaaaaagaGGCGACCGAGAAATTTAAAGTATTAAGCAAATTGTACAACATTCTAAGTGACAAAGATTCGCGAGCTATCTACGACGAACGAGGCGtcgtcgatgatgatgacgatgccAGCACCAATTGGATGGATATGTGgcaacaatttttcaaaccactCACCACGGAAGACATTCAAAACTATCAGAAAAGCTACATCGGCTCCGAAACGGAGCGTACCGACATTAAGCGTGCGTACCTCGGCGGAAAAGGTTGCATTAACTTCATGATGCAGACTGTCCCGTTCATGACGTGCGAAGATGAACCGCGCATCGCGGAAATCGTGCAGGAAATGATCGATCAAAAAGAGGTACCGGAATACGCAATCTTCACCAAGGAACCGAAGGATAAGCGCAACCGGCGGCACAAAAAATACGCTCGCGAAGCAAAGATAGCGAAGGAGGTCAAACAACAGCAAGAGAGCACAGCATCACTCGAGCAGCAAATTGCGCTCAAGCGAAAAAGTGCATTCAGTTCGTTGATTGATTCGCTGGAAGCTAAGTATGGTAACGGTAAGGACGAAGCTGACGATCTATTCGAGCTTGACGAAGAACCGCCCAAAAAGCGAAAGACACAGCCGCGAAAACGAGACGAAAGTGCTGGCCGGTCAACCAAGTCAACCAAGgcaacgaaaaagaaacaagcggTAGGTAGGAAGAACAGATCGTCGAAGTAG